One window of the Chanodichthys erythropterus isolate Z2021 chromosome 2, ASM2448905v1, whole genome shotgun sequence genome contains the following:
- the fzd1 gene encoding frizzled-1 — protein MAARDASALFLLAFGILGASAQYGDRGMSVPEHGFCQPISIPLCTDIAYNETIMPNLLGHTNQEDAGLEVHQFYPLVKVQCSPDLKFFLCSMYAPVCTVLEQALPPCRSLCERARQGCEALMNKFGFQWPESLACESFPVHGGELCVGQNTSSAPVNPTPDVTQATPDHVPKGRFKCPASLKVPPYLNYRFLGEENCGAPCEPKKLHGMMYFSEDEQKFARIWIGIWSVLCCASTLFTVLTYLVDMKRFSYPERPIIFLSGCYTMVSIAYIAGFLLEDKVVCNEQFENEFRTVVQGTKKEGCTILFMMLYFFSMSSSIWWVILALTWFLAAGMKWGHEAIEANSQYFHLAAWAVPAIKTITILAVGQVDGDVLSGVCFVGINSVDALRGFVLAPLFVYLFIGTSFLLAGFVSLFRIRTIMKHDGTKTEKLEKLMVRIGIFSVLYTVPATIVIACYFYEQAFRAQWEQTWSAQSCKTYAVPCPAHNPQINPDFTVFMIKYLMTLIVGITSGFWIWSGKTLNSWRKFYTRLANSKHGETTV, from the coding sequence ATGGCCGCGCGCGATGCATCCGCGCTCTTCCTGCTAGCCTTTGGAATACTGGGAGCGAGCGCGCAGTACGGAGACCGCGGCATGTCGGTTCCCGAGCACGGCTTCTGCCAGCCCATCTCCATCCCTCTGTGCACGGACATCGCGTACAACGAGACCATCATGCCCAACCTTCTCGGCCACACGAACCAGGAGGACGCAGGGCTGGAGGTGCACCAGTTCTACCCGCTCGTCAAAGTGCAGTGCTCTCCGGACCTCAAGTTCTTCCTGTGCTCCATGTACGCGCCGGTGTGCACGGTGCTGGAGCAAGCGCTGCCACCGTGCCGCTCGCTGTGCGAGCGCGCGCGTCAAGGCTGCGAGGCGCTCATGAACAAATTCGGCTTCCAGTGGCCAGAGAGTCTCGCGTGCGAATCGTTCCCGGTGCACGGCGGAGAGCTGTGCGTGGGTCAGAACACGTCGAGCGCGCCCGTCAACCCGACGCCAGATGTGACACAAGCGACACCCGACCACGTCCCAAAGGGGCGTTTTAAATGCCCGGCGTCGCTCAAAGTGCCGCCGTACCTCAACTACCGCTTTCTGGGCGAGGAGAACTGCGGCGCGCCGTGCGAACCCAAAAAGCTCCACGGGATGATGTACTTCAGCGAGGACGAGCAGAAGTTCGCGAGGATTTGGATAGGGATTTGGTCGGTTTTGTGCTGCGCGTCCACTTTGTTCACCGTCCTGACTTATTTGGTGGACATGAAGCGCTTTAGTTACCCGGAGAGACCCATCATATTCCTTTCCGGGTGTTACACGATGGTGTCCATCGCGTACATCGCCGGATTTCTGCTGGAAGACAAAGTGGTTTGCAACGAGCAGTTCGAGAATGAGTTCCGGACGGTGGTGCAGGGCACCAAAAAAGAAGGGTGCACCATTCTGTTCATGATGCTGTACTTCTTCAGCATGTCCAGCTCCATCTGGTGGGTCATTCTGGCGCTCACCTGGTTCCTCGCGGCCGGGATGAAATGGGGCCACGAGGCCATCGAGGCGAACTCGCAGTACTTCCACCTGGCGGCGTGGGCAGTGCCGGCCATCAAGACCATCACCATCCTGGCGGTGGGTCAAGTGGATGGAGACGTCCTGAGCGGCGTCTGCTTCGTGGGCATCAACAGCGTGGACGCGCTCCGCGGCTTCGTCCTCGCGCCCCTCTTCGTCTACCTGTTCATCGGCACCTCGTTCCTCCTGGCGGGGTTCGTGTCTCTGTTCCGCATCAGGACTATCATGAAGCACGACGGCACCAAGACGGAGAAGCTGGAGAAGCTGATGGTGCGCATCGGCATCTTCAGCGTCCTGTACACGGTTCCGGCCACCATCGTGATCGCGTGTTACTTCTACGAACAGGCCTTTCGCGCGCAGTGGGAACAAACCTGGAGCGCGCAGTCGTGCAAGACGTACGCGGTGCCGTGTCCCGCGCACAACCCGCAAATAAACCCGGATTTTACGGTGTTTATGATCAAGTACCTGATGACCCTGATTGTGGGAATCACGTCTGGATTCTGGATATGGTCTGGAAAGACGCTGAATTCATGGAGAAAGTTCTACACGAGACTGGCAAACAGCAAACATGGAGAAACGACAGTGTGA